The DNA window GGGCTCCGGCAGCGGCAACAGCGGCGGCATCGGTGGCAGCTCGGTGGCCACCGTGTCCGGGTCGTCCAGCGGCGGGAACGTGTCGCTGAAAGCGGACCTCATCGGCGGCGATGGCGGCGCCGGTCGCGAAGGCGCCGCGGGTGGCGCCGGCCGTGGCGTGACGACCGGCGATGTGCTGACGGGCACTACCAGCGGCGAGCTGACGCTGGGCCTCGGCGGGCATGGCGGCCGTGGCGGCAGTGCCGTCGATGCAAACGGCGGTGCGGGCGGCATTGCCGACGTGACGCTGGCGCGCAGCGACAGCGGCGCCTCCTACCTGCGGCTGAATGGCGCGGCCACGGGTGGCGCGGGCGGCGACGTGACCGGCAGCGCCGGCACCGGCACCGCGGCGGCAGGCGCACTCGGCAAAGTGAGCGTCAATGGCAGCGACAGCGCACCGCTTTACCTCACGGCCGACGCCCAGGGCGGACGCGGCGGCAACCATGCGGCCGGCAGTGGCGCGGCTGGCGGCCAGGGGCAGGCGAACAGCACGGCGGTGGGCACCGGCGCTGGCCAGGTGTATGCCTACAGCAGTGCCAGCGGCGGCACGGGCGGCAACGGCAACGGTACCGGCAACCGGGGGGGCGCGGGCGCGGCGGGTAGCGTGACGGCCCGCGCGCAGGGCACCACGGAATCGGCCAGCGCCACGGCGGTCCTCACGGGCGGCGCAGGTGGCTACGGCGGCAACGGTGCCGACGGTGGCGCCGGGGCGGTGGCCAGCGTGGCCGATGCCGTCAGCGGCTCGACCAGCGGTACGCTGTCGCTGTCGCAGACCGCCTATGGCGGCGCGGGTGGCGGCAGTGCCGGCGGTGCCGCGGGAGTTGGCGGCGCCAGCGCGACGCGCCTCACGTTCAGCGACGGCGCGGCCAGTTCCCTCAACGCCAGCCTGAATGCCTATGGCGGCGCGGGCGGCCAGGGCAGTGGCACCAGTGCCGGGGCGGGCGGCGGCGCGGGCGAAGCCGTGCTGGCGCTCACGTCCACCAGGACCGAAGCCTATGTGAGTGGCAATGTCAACGCTACCGGCGGCAGCGGTGGCTATGCGGATTCCGGCAGCCATGGTGCCGGCGGTGCCGCGCTGGCACGCAGCACCGTGCTGGCAGCCGATCGCGCCTACAGCAACAGCACGGCGCAGGGGGGCAGTGCCCACAGCAATCTTGCCGCGGGAGGCAATGCCGAGTCGTTCGCGCGGGCCCAGGCGGGCAACACCGCGCAGTCATACGCCTACGCCACCGGCGGCGGCAGCGGCGGACAGCTGGGCAATGCGCTGGCGGTATCTGAAGCGCAGGGCGGAACGGGCAGCGCCACCGCGAATGCCTACGCGACCGGCAAACAGGCCGATGCGACGGCCCGTTCCTGGGCACAGGGCGCGGCCAGCAACTACGCGCAGGCGAACGCGACGGGCGAGAGCGGCACGGCGGCGGCGTACAGCACGTCGACGGGCAGCGATGGCGTGCTGGTGTCCACCAGCGCCAGCGCACCGGTCGGCAGCAGCGCCGTGGTGCGCACGTCCGCCAACGTGGGCGGCAGCAACTATGGCCTGATGGGGCCGAATTCGGGCTACCAGGCGCTGTCGTATGCGCTCGCTGCGCCATCGCAAGGTGTCGTCGACAGTGTGCTGGGCGGCACGCCGGAACTGGCGGCCGCGTTCGCGGGCGGCCAGGTGGTCGGCATCGGCACCAGCGCCGGAACGTATGCGGCCGATGCCATCGGCAGCTACACCTACGTGACGGCGGCGAACTTCCAGTTCAGCACCGCCGCCGACAGCGTGCTGACACTGGGCCTGGCCGGTTCGCTGTCCGACGGTGCCGGCTTCGAGGAACTGGCGCTGACGCTCTCCAGCCATGGCGCCGAGCTGTTCTCGCAAACGTTCACCAGCGTGGCCGAGGCGCAGCTGTTCTTCGACGACCACGCGCTGCTTCTCGGCACGCTGGCGGCGGGCGAGCAGGACCTGCTGCTGACCACCGGCTACACGCTCGATGCCGCCGGCGGCTTCGGCGTGCAGTATGTAATCGGCGTGTCCGCTGTACCGGAGCCCGGCGCGTGGATCCTGCTGCTGGCGGGCCTGACGGTGCTGCTCGTGCGCCGCCCGGCACCCCGGAGCGGAACGTGAGCGCACGGCTCGACATTCCGCTCGCCGAACCGCTGGTGCAGCAGCCCGCTGTGGCGCGCGCCTGGCGGGGCGCGGCCATGCTGGTGCTGGCCGCCATCGCGGCGGCTGCCCTGGCGGCGCTGGCGGTGGCCGCGTGGCTGCATGCGACGCGCCCGGCCATCGTGCCCGGTCCGGTTGGCCAGTGGTACGCGGTACAGGTGCAGAACGGCCAGATGTTCTATGGCGTGCTGCGCGAGGCCGGGCCGCGGCAGCTGCAGCTGGGCGATGTTTATTATGTGCAGCCGTTCACGCAGCCCGATGGCCGGCAGGGCAACCGCGTGGTGAGCCGGGAGCGCAATGACTGGCACGGCCCCACGTCGCTGACGATCCCGGTGGACAGGATCGTCTCCGTCGAAACGGTGGGAGGGGAATCGCAGCTGGCCCGGCTGATCGCGCAGGACCAGGGGCGCGCCGCAAAATAAGGCCGGCCTCGGTGGCGCCCGCGGGAAGCATGCTCCCGCGGGCTTTTTTTTTGCCGCCAGCCTTGCGATCAGGGCGGCGGCGCAAGCTGGGCCAGCACACGGTCGCGGTTGGCCAGCATGAAGGTGCGAAACGCCGGTTCCTTCACGGCCAGCCGCACCAGGCCGGGCAGCAACTCGTAGCAGCAACGGATCACGGTATCCATCGCGCCATCGTTCTGCAGCGCCGCCACGGTCAAGGTGCCAGCCCTGCCATCGAGCTTCTGCAGTATCTCATCGCGGTGCGCGCCGATCACGCGCGAAACCGGTTGCATCAGGTCAGTCATATTCCCTCCCGGGTGTGAAAAACCACAGTCTGATTTTCTTCTGGTTATCTGGTAATGAGTTGAGGCAAGATTTCTCATGGGAATTGCGTTAGCGCAATCTCGCCCTTGCCTGGCAGACATACAGTAAATCCCGGATAGTTCATAACGGGGAAAACATGAAAAACCAGGGAACCTTGGCGGTGCTGCTGATCTCGGCAGGCGCCCTGATCTACGCGGCCATGCAGCATCCTCGGGATCCGCGCCAATCCGCGCGGCGCGACACGGAAGCGTCGAAGCAGGTGACCTGGGCGGTGGATGGCGCCTCGGGGGCGCCACGCTTTGCTGCCGAAGCATTCAACGACCGGATCGAACAATTGCTGGACAAGGCGGTGCGCGACGTGCCCGCCTACCAGGACACCAACCGCTTCGTCTGCAAGCTGCCCGCCGAGGTAGGGCCGGTGCCGCTACTGGACGCCGTCGACGCCTACCTGCGCGGCCTGCCGGACAGCCGGCGCGATCCGGACCTGCTGCAAGGCCTGCACCGCGCCGCGCAACAGGGCAACTGGCTGGCAAAGGTGCAGGTGTACCTGTCGCGGCTCGGGAGCAGCGCTCCGGACGACGCCACGGTCTTCCAGACGATCACGCTGATCGAGTGGATGCAAGAACACCGGATCGGCGCGTTGTACGCCGCCATCGGCGATGCGGTCGATGCTTCCGGCGAGCCGCGCGCCAGGTCCGGCAAGGCGCTGTCGAGCCTCGACATCTATGCGGCCATGCACCACAACTATCCGTCGCAATACAAGGTGGGACAGGCCCTGGTGCGCAGCGGCGACGCGCGGCAGGCCGCCACCGGGCGGCGCATGCTCGACTGCGCGGCACGGGCGCTGCCGGCGTATCGGCAGATGGTGGGCGAGCACGCGCTGGCGGCGCGTGGGTGATCCGACTCGACAGGGAGATGGACATGACACGCCAACCGATCGTTTTGCTGGTTTTACTGCTGGGCCTCGGTGCCTTGCACACGGCTGGAGCGCACCGGCCGCTGGCGCCGAAGCCGGCTGCGTCGAAGGATCCATTTGCATGGATTGGACCTGTTCCAAAAACCATCTCCACAGAAGCGTTGCATAAACGCTGGGTTCGGCTTGGCAAGCAGGTGTTTGATACGGTAAGCACGGATGTGAAGCAATTCGTTTGCAAAAGTCCGGCCGAGGTTGGGCCAGTACCAATGATGGACGCAGTTGAGCGCTACATCGACGGAGCACCCGAGAGCCTTTATGACGATGAAGTTATGAGCAACTTGAATAAGGCGGCCGCGCAAGGCAATTGGCTGGCGCGGACGCTGATCTATTTCTGGCTCAGGCAATACAGTGAGGAAGAGTTGCAGTACCGGACGGTAATGCTGGGCGAATGGATGTATCAGCAGCGTCTTGGACAGTTATACGCAGCATTTGGTGACACGCTGAAAGGCTCAGGTTACTACAGCGACGCACCTGGCATTCAGGTTACCGGATTTGATATCATGGCTGCCATGCGCCATAGCTACGTGGCACAGAACGATGTGGGAAAAGCGTTGAGTAAAAGTAGCGACCCAGAACTCGCTTCAGTCGGTCGTAAAATGCTCGCTTGCGCATCGAACTCGCTAGGGGCATATCGACGTTTGTTCAGCGGGGAAACAGACAAGGCAAAGGAGCAGCGCAGACAGGCCGCAGAACTGGCAACTTATACACCACTGCATCGTGCGATCCTGGATGGAAATGTTCAATCAGTTGCTGCACTCTTGCGCTCTGCCGGTACGGATATCGAGGCGCGAACAGGAAATGGCCAAACAGCGCTTGCATTGGCGCTATTGGCAAATCCGCAGAGCCGAGCCGTCGTGAAGCTGTTGATAGAGCACGGCGCCAATGCGGCCAGGCACGGTGTAGTCGATAAGAACGCGAGTATCAGGAAAACACTCCTGAATGTTGCGGTGGATGCTACGCCCGCAGACCCAGCCATCATCGATATGTTGATGAGTGCAGGTGCCGATCCATTCGGACTGGATGAGGTGAATGAGTATGTGTTCCAAACGCCGTTTGGCGATTCATTCGGCTTATATGAGTCAGGCACGAATCCTGCCATTTTTGAGCAATTTCTTGCAAGTCGAAAGCTCGATCCGAAAGGGCTTCTGGCGATCGAATATCTTGAACACTCAGCCAGATACTTGAAAGTACTGGACCGGTTGATAGCATATGGCGTGCCGCCGGAAAAAACAGAGGATCTCGTACAAGAGATGGTAATTCAAGCCGCCATGGATGAAGGCAAAGAGGATGACGCAAGGCGTCTTGCGACACTGGATCGGTTAATCAACAGGTACCCGACGCTCGGCAGTCAGTTTAAGGGCGCTGCAGGTTTTGGTAACCTGTCACAGGCCATCTACTCATGTAAACTGGAACTTGCCACTTATTTTCTTGCTCACGGCACGCCTGTGAACGATAGTAATGAAATGAGCGGGGGCTTGCTTGGTAGGTACCTTGAACGTTGCGACGACCCTGGAAACACCGACCGCGTACAACCAAACGAGCAGTCCCGACAGTTATTTTTCTCGGCTTTGCAGCAGCGTGGTTATGACGTTAACAAACTTGCCAGGGATTGCCCAGTTTGGCTTTCGCGGGGCGGCAGTTGCGAGATTCCGCGAGATGACGATTTGCTGTCGACGTTGCTGGGAATGGGCGCTGATCCGTTTCTGATGTACCCGGATCAATCAACCAGTGCACTGGCCAGATCGATCGAGCAGTGCCGCCCTGCTGCGTTCGATCTGATGATGGCGAAGGCACCAAAGCAGCTCGCAGGAGGCGCTTTGAAAGCCGTACAGGTGGCGCTGGAGAGCACCAAGCGCGAGCTGTGGTTTGGTTTGAACTGTCCAGCCGAATTCCAGCCGCGAGCTGCCAGCCAACTACAGGCGCTCTTGGTCAAGTAATAAGTTGAAGGACTGAAGCAAATGGCATATAGAACACCTTGACAGGCTACAGTGTCCTGCTGCGATAGTAGTACCAAAAAGCCGCCGGTCTCGCAACCGGCGGCTTTTTCGCATCTGGTGGTGATAGGTGGACTTGAACCACCGACCCCAGCATTATGAGTGCTGTGCTCTAACCAGCTGAGCTATATCACCGCAAACTGTACAGCAAAGTTCCTGAAGAAAAACGACCTGAGCCGTTGCC is part of the Pseudoduganella lutea genome and encodes:
- a CDS encoding ankyrin repeat domain-containing protein, with the protein product MTRQPIVLLVLLLGLGALHTAGAHRPLAPKPAASKDPFAWIGPVPKTISTEALHKRWVRLGKQVFDTVSTDVKQFVCKSPAEVGPVPMMDAVERYIDGAPESLYDDEVMSNLNKAAAQGNWLARTLIYFWLRQYSEEELQYRTVMLGEWMYQQRLGQLYAAFGDTLKGSGYYSDAPGIQVTGFDIMAAMRHSYVAQNDVGKALSKSSDPELASVGRKMLACASNSLGAYRRLFSGETDKAKEQRRQAAELATYTPLHRAILDGNVQSVAALLRSAGTDIEARTGNGQTALALALLANPQSRAVVKLLIEHGANAARHGVVDKNASIRKTLLNVAVDATPADPAIIDMLMSAGADPFGLDEVNEYVFQTPFGDSFGLYESGTNPAIFEQFLASRKLDPKGLLAIEYLEHSARYLKVLDRLIAYGVPPEKTEDLVQEMVIQAAMDEGKEDDARRLATLDRLINRYPTLGSQFKGAAGFGNLSQAIYSCKLELATYFLAHGTPVNDSNEMSGGLLGRYLERCDDPGNTDRVQPNEQSRQLFFSALQQRGYDVNKLARDCPVWLSRGGSCEIPRDDDLLSTLLGMGADPFLMYPDQSTSALARSIEQCRPAAFDLMMAKAPKQLAGGALKAVQVALESTKRELWFGLNCPAEFQPRAASQLQALLVK